Proteins encoded in a region of the Gigantopelta aegis isolate Gae_Host chromosome 13, Gae_host_genome, whole genome shotgun sequence genome:
- the LOC121387640 gene encoding uncharacterized protein LOC121387640: protein MVGSRLRRYWRNWQTLCQDPFVTSILKTGYRLQLSAIPPLTTSPREPRHSVAQVKVLQESVNKLVEKGAVRSISEVHLTPGFYSDIFLVPKKDSPELRMIHNLAVFNDHYLSPPPTFKMLTLRDIIAVIRPGDWLASLDLKDAYLHVPMHADFHHYLRFVLQGRHYEWTVLPFGISIAPWLFTRITTPMSRFLHRRGISFYPYLDDCLMRCHSKTGLTAHVAFIMDFLKQLGWIINIEKSRLAPTQSLQFIGAWLRPDLGLVRVPLDRWEKIQTMIVIALTAPMTFRGWQSLLGLLTSAQDLTLRGRLQLRRLQMFLNPFVRFNNPDLIISLPDDLRSSLQWWQLRSNVLEGVSMRAFIATHHLFVDASLEGWGAHLSNQTTSGLWSPGELGLHINLLELLAVYYAILHWRQMLTEASLMVATDSTTAAAYINRQGGTHSSSLLQSSTPVSATKMGPEFGVTSIIDRTL, encoded by the exons ATGGTCGGAAGTCGACTTCGCCGTTATTGGCGAAACTGGCAGACACTTTGCCAAGATCCGTTTGTCACGTCGATCTTGAAGACAGGGTATCGTCTGCAATTGTCTGCCATCCCTCCATTGACCACTTCACCTCGAGAACCGCGGCATTCCGTTGCGCAAGTCAAGGTTCTACAGGAGTCCGTCAACAAGCTGGTGGAGAAGGGAGCCGTTCGCAGCATTTCGGAAGTACACTTAACACCCGGATTTTACTCGGACATCTTTCTCGTACCAAAGAAAGATTCTCCAGAGCTGCGAATGATTCACAACTTGGCGGTCTTCAACGACCACTATCTGTCTCCTCCTCCGACCTTCAAGATGTTAACGTTGCGAGATATCATAGCCGTGATCAGACCGGGGGATTGGCTTGCCTCGCTAGATCTCAAGGACGCCTACCTGCACGTTCCGATGCATGCCGATTTCCATCACTACCTACGGTTTGTGCTACAGGGTCGGCATTACGAATGGACAGTCCTGCCCTTTGGGATATCCATAGCGCCATGGCTGTTCACCAGAATCACGACTCCGATGTCACGCTTCCTGCATCGCAGAGGTATATCCTTTTACCCATACCTCGACGATTGCCTGATGAggtgtcacagcaagacagggCTGACTGCACATGTTGCCTTCATCATGGACTTTCTCAAGCAGCTGGGTTGGATTATCAACATCGAGAAATCTCGACTGGCTCCCACACAGTCTCTACAGTTCATAGGCGCTTGGCTTCGACCCGACCTGGGCCTCGTTCGAGTTCCTTTAGACCGTTGGGAGAAGATCCAGACCATGATTGTCATAGCCCTCACCGCTCCAATGACCTTCCGCGGTTGGCAGAGTCTCCTGGGTCTCCTCACTTCTGCCCAGGATTTGACACTCAGAGGTCGTCTCCAGTTGCGGCGCTTGCAGATGTTTCTCAACCCGTTTGTTCGTTTCAACAATCCGGACTTGATCATCTCACTTCCAGACGATCTACGCTCCAGCCTGCAGTGGTGGCAGCTCCGATCGAACGTCTTAGAAGGTGTCTCTATGCGGGCCTTCATAGCCACTCATCACCTATTCGTCGACGCGTCACTGGAAGGTTGGGGAGCCCATCTAAGCAACCAGACTACTTCAGGGCTGTGGTCTCCCGGCGAACTCGGACTCCACATCAACCTGTTAGAGTTGTTGGCAGTCTACTACGCTATCCTTCATTGGCGACAGATGTTGACGGAAGCCTCTCTCATGGTGGCCACAGACAGTACGACCGCGGCGGCTTACATCAATCGTCAGGGCGGAActcactccagcagtctgctgca atcaagtacaccggtttcggccaccaagatgggacctgaatttGGTGTTACGAGCattatcgaccgcaccttatga
- the LOC121387487 gene encoding snRNA-activating protein complex subunit 5-like produces the protein MSSKELQVLKEEEKTLINLHTKLSDQLNRLKVEELALITMIRLETGGNTSTETEMSTSNQGVVTEKENKQEELQLSVAAERIFESEEMEEEEEEEDEEDSEDDGAKQLMSFLEELTSKKT, from the exons ATGTCATCTAAGGAATTGCAAGTTTTGAAAGAAGAGGAAAAAACGCTGATAAATTTACACACAAAGCTCAGTGATCAGCTCAACAGACTTAAG GTTGAAGAACTAGCCTTAATAACCATGATACGTCTTGAAACGGGTGGGAATACCAGCACCGAAACGGAAATGTCCACCTCAAATCAAGGAGTTGTCACG gagAAGGAAAATAAACAAGAAGAATTACAGTTGTCTGTTGCAGCTGAGCGCATATTTGAATCAG AGGAaatggaggaagaggaggaggaagaagatGAGGAAGATTCAGAGGACGATGGAGCGAAACAGCTGATGTCTTTTCTGGAAGAACTTACATCAAAGAAAACGTGA